GTTCACCCGCGAGTTCGGCCTGGCGCTCGTCGGCGGCTGCTGCGGCACCACGCCCGAGCACCTGCGCCAGGTCGTGGAGCGGGTGCACGGGCGCGAGCTCGCGCCGCGCCGGCCGCGCCCGGACCGCGGCGTGGCCTCGCTCTACCAGCACGTGCCGTTCCGCCAGGACACCTCGTACCTGTCGATCGGCGAGCGCACCAACGCCAACGGGTCCAAGGCCTTCCGCGAGGCGATGCTCGCCGGGCGCTGGGACGACTGCGTGGAGATCGCGCGCGACCAGACCCGCGACGGCGCGCACCTGCTCGACGTGTGCATCGACTACGTGGGGCGCGACGGCGTCGAGGACGTCAAGCAGGTCGTGGGGCGCTTCGCCACGGCCTCGACGCTGCCGCTCGTCATCGACTCCACCGAGCCCGCGGTCATCGAGGCCGGCCTCGAGCTGCTCGGCGGGCGCTCGGTCGTCAACTCGGTGAACTACGAGGACGGCGACGGCCCCGGCTCCCGCTTCCGGCGGATCATGCCGCTGGTGCGCGAGCACGGCGCTGCGGTCGTCGCGCTCACCATCGACGAGGAGGGACAGGCGCGCACCGCGGAGCACAAGGTGCGCGTGGCCAGCCGCCTCGTCGACGAGCTCACCGGTCCCGAGTGGGGGATGGACGTCGGCGACATCGTCCTGGACTGCCTCACCTTCCCCATCGCCACCGGGCAGGAGGAGACGCGGCGTGACGCGCTGGAGACCATCGAGGCGATCCGCGAGGTCAAGCGCCGCTACCCGGGCGTGCAGACCACGCTGGGGCTGTCCAACGTCTCCTTCGGCCTCAACCCGGCCGCGCGCATCGTCCTGAACTCGGTCTTCCTGCACGAGTGCACCAAGGCCGGGCTGGACTCGGCGATCGTGCACGCGGCGAAGATCGTGCCGATGTCGCGCATCCCCGAGGAGCAGCGCGAGGTCGCGCTGGACATGGTCTACGACCGCCGGCGCGAGGGCTACGACCCGCTGCAGCGCTTCCTCGAGCTGTTCGAGGGCGTCGACGCGGCGGCCGTGCGGGCCACGCGCGCGGAGGAGCTCGCGGCGCTGCCGCTGGGGGAGCGGCTGCAGCGGCGGATCGTCGACGGCGAGCGCAACGGGCTCGAGGCCGACCTCGACGAGGCGCTCGGGCGCGGGACCAGCGCCCTCGACATCATCAACGAGCACCTGCTCGAGGGCATGAAGGTCGTCGGCGAGCTCTTCGGCCGCGGCGAGATGCAGCTGCCGTTCGTGCTGCAGTCCGCCGAGGTCATGAAGACCGCGGTCGCCCACCTCGAGCCGCACATCGAGAAGACCGACGAGGAGGGCAAGGGCACCATCGTCCTCGCCACGGTCAAGGGCGACGTGCACGACATCGGCAAGAACCTCGTCGACATCATCCTCAGCAACAACGGCTACAACGTCGTCAACATCGGCATCAAGCAGCCGGTGTCGGCGATCGTGGAGGCCGCGCAGGAGCACCGGGCCGACGTCATCGGCATGTCCGGGCTGCTCGTCAAGTCGACGGTGATCATGAAGGAGAACCTCGAGGAGCTGAACTCCCGGGGGATGGCGACGTCGTTCCCGGTGATCCTCGGCGGTGCCGCGCTCACCCGCGCCTACGTCGAGAACGACCTCGCCGAGGTGTACGAGGGCGAGGTCCGCTACGCCCGCGACGCGTTCGAGGGCCTGCGGCTCATGGACGCCATCATCGGCGTCAAGCGCGGGGTGCCGGGCGCGGAGCTGCCGGCGCTGCGCAAGCGCCGCGTCCGCCAGGTCGCCGCGCCCCTGCCGGAGGACGGCGAGCCGGTGCGCCGCTCCGACGTCGCCACCGACAACCCCGTACCGACCCCGCCGTTCTGGGGGACGCGCGTGGTGAAGGGCATCGCCCTCGCCGACTACGCGAAGTGGCTCGACGAGCGGGCGACGTTCATGGGCCAGTGGGGCCTGAAGGGGTCGCGGGGCGGCTCCGGGCCGACGTACGAGGAGCTCGTCGAGACCGAGGGGCGCCCGCGGCTGCGCGCGTGGCTCGAGCGGATCCAGACCGAGGGGCTGCTCGAGGCCGCGGTCGTGTACGGCTACTTCCCTGCGGTCAGCGAGGGCGACGACCTCGTCGTGCTGCACGAGGACGGCTCCGAGCGCTGCCGGTTCACCTTCCCGCGCCAGCGCCGCGACCGGCGGCTGTGCCTCGCGGACTTCTTCCGCCCGCGCGGGTCGGGGGAGACGGACGTCCTCGCCCTGCAGGTCGTGACCATGGGGAACCGGGTCAGCGAGGCCGCGGCGGAGCTGTTCGCGAAGAACGCGTACCGCGACTACCTCGAGCTGCACGGCCTCTCGGTGCAGCTCACCGAGGCGCTCGCCGAGATGTGGCACGCGCGGGTGCGCGACGAGCTCGCGTTCGGCGGCGAGGACAGCGACGAGCTCGACGAGATCTTCCGCCAGGGGTACCGCGGCTCGCGCTACTCGATCGGCTACCCGGCCTGCCCCGACCTCGAGGACCGCGCCAAGCTCGTGGACCTCCTGCAGCCGGGCCGGATCGGCGTGGAGCTCAGCGAGGAGCTGCAGCTGCACCCGGAGCAGTCCACCGACGCCATCGTGGTGCACCACCCCGAGGCCAAGTACTTCAACGCCACGTGAGGGATCCCCGCATGCAGCTGCCGAGCGCCGTCCTCTTCGACATGGACGGCCTGCTCGTCGACACCGAGGTCCTGTGGTTCGACGTGCAGGACGCGGTGATGCGCGGCTTCGGCCTGCGCTGGACCGCCGACGACCAGCACGCCACCCTCGGCACCCCGCTCGAAGGCTCCGCCCGCTACATCCTGGGGCGTGCCGGCGTGACCGGCGCCGAGGCCGACGCGCGCTGGCGGGCCCTCGCCGACGAGCTCATCGAGCGCATGGTCGTCGCCGAGCGCGGGGGCGTCGAGGTCATGCCCGGCGCGTACGACCTCCTCGACGCCCTCGGCGACGCCGGCGTGCCGCTCGCCGTGGTGTCGAACTCCC
The sequence above is drawn from the Vallicoccus soli genome and encodes:
- the metH gene encoding methionine synthase, which codes for MSPSSDSLRRALAERVVVADGAMGTMLQAQEPSLDDFEGHEGCNEVLNTTRPDIVRSVHEAYFRVGVDAVETNTFGANLANLAEYGIEHRIHELAEAGARVAREVADGFSTPDRPRWVIGSVGPGTKLPTLGHVAYATLRDAYEAQVAGLLAGGADAVLIETAQDLLQAKAALVGARRAMRTAGQDVPLIAQVTVETTGTMLLGSEIGAALTALEPLGIDMIGLNCATGPAEMSEHLRHLSRHARVAVSCMPNAGLPVLGRDGATYPLTPQELADAHDTFTREFGLALVGGCCGTTPEHLRQVVERVHGRELAPRRPRPDRGVASLYQHVPFRQDTSYLSIGERTNANGSKAFREAMLAGRWDDCVEIARDQTRDGAHLLDVCIDYVGRDGVEDVKQVVGRFATASTLPLVIDSTEPAVIEAGLELLGGRSVVNSVNYEDGDGPGSRFRRIMPLVREHGAAVVALTIDEEGQARTAEHKVRVASRLVDELTGPEWGMDVGDIVLDCLTFPIATGQEETRRDALETIEAIREVKRRYPGVQTTLGLSNVSFGLNPAARIVLNSVFLHECTKAGLDSAIVHAAKIVPMSRIPEEQREVALDMVYDRRREGYDPLQRFLELFEGVDAAAVRATRAEELAALPLGERLQRRIVDGERNGLEADLDEALGRGTSALDIINEHLLEGMKVVGELFGRGEMQLPFVLQSAEVMKTAVAHLEPHIEKTDEEGKGTIVLATVKGDVHDIGKNLVDIILSNNGYNVVNIGIKQPVSAIVEAAQEHRADVIGMSGLLVKSTVIMKENLEELNSRGMATSFPVILGGAALTRAYVENDLAEVYEGEVRYARDAFEGLRLMDAIIGVKRGVPGAELPALRKRRVRQVAAPLPEDGEPVRRSDVATDNPVPTPPFWGTRVVKGIALADYAKWLDERATFMGQWGLKGSRGGSGPTYEELVETEGRPRLRAWLERIQTEGLLEAAVVYGYFPAVSEGDDLVVLHEDGSERCRFTFPRQRRDRRLCLADFFRPRGSGETDVLALQVVTMGNRVSEAAAELFAKNAYRDYLELHGLSVQLTEALAEMWHARVRDELAFGGEDSDELDEIFRQGYRGSRYSIGYPACPDLEDRAKLVDLLQPGRIGVELSEELQLHPEQSTDAIVVHHPEAKYFNAT
- a CDS encoding HAD family hydrolase, which codes for MQLPSAVLFDMDGLLVDTEVLWFDVQDAVMRGFGLRWTADDQHATLGTPLEGSARYILGRAGVTGAEADARWRALADELIERMVVAERGGVEVMPGAYDLLDALGDAGVPLAVVSNSQRVLVDGVLETLGAHRFATTVSATEVRRGKPDPEPYLTAAQRLGARPGDCVVVEDSLTGATAGVAAGCQVLAVPSLPGVAFDPRVRVVPSLRDVDLALLAELVARAA